From Ipomoea triloba cultivar NCNSP0323 chromosome 5, ASM357664v1, the proteins below share one genomic window:
- the LOC116018760 gene encoding pentatricopeptide repeat-containing protein At2g15690, mitochondrial-like, whose amino-acid sequence MASFSIHRAGNSLNLTLRSPSHAHYPSQLSFKPLCTSATPNGTTSGRTAHSRRTTTQYSPPSRLPRTYKDTYRKPTNTFEQDTVSLPTDVKNPLGVRIDLIGLCNEGKIEEAIEYISRGLAASFRVFEVLLNYCVESGSFELGKRVHELLSRSDNSKNLELSGKLVEMYVKGGDVRSACKVFDKMRERKLELWNLMINGYAENGEGENGLLLFEQMRKLEVGKPTGDTFSAVFSACASEGAVEEGLLYLDLMKNEYGIVPGIEHYLGVIDILGKAGHLNEAVEFVENMTVEPTIEVWEAMLNFARIHGDMELEDRAEELILGFDGSRSMTDKVPVPLQKRCSEFNMLEGKERVGDFKNPSPYREEAYDKLKGLSGQLRDAGYVPDTRYVLHDIDEEAKERALMYHSERLAIAYGLISTPARTTLRIIKNLRICGDCHNAIKIMSKIVGRELIVRDNKRFHHFRDGKCSCNDYW is encoded by the coding sequence ATGGCGTCTTTCTCTATCCACAGAGCGGGAAACTCTCTCAACCTCACCCTACGATCCCCATCCCATGCTCACTATCCATCTCAACTTTCTTTTAAGCCCCTCTGCACTTCCGCAACGCCTAACGGCACCACATCCGGCAGAACCGCCCACTCGCGGCGTACCACCACCCAATACTCTCCGCCGTCAAGACTGCCCAGAACCTACAAAGACACCTACCGAAAGCCCACCAACACTTTTGAACAAGACACCGTCTCATTACCTACGGACGTCAAGAATCCGCTGGGAGTCAGAATCGACTTGATAGGTCTGTGCAATGAAGGCAAGATTGAAGAAGCAATTGAGTATATTTCACGAGGTTTGGCTGCCAGTTTTCGTGTTTTTGAGGTGCTATTGAACTATTGTGTCGAGTCTGGATCTTTTGAGCTCGGGAAAAGGGTTCATGAGCTCTTGTCGCGGTCTGATAATAGCAAAAATCTTGAATTGAGTGGGAAGCTGGTTGAAATGTATGTGAAGGGTGGAGACGTGAGAAGTGCgtgcaaggtgtttgataaaatgcgcGAAAGGAAGTTGGAGCTTTGGAATCTGATGATAAATGGTTATGCAGAAAATGGGGAAGGGGAAAACGGTTTGCTCCTTTTTGAGCAAATGAGGAAACTTGAGGTAGGCAAACCCACTGGGGATACATTCTCAGCAGTTTTTTCGGCTTGTGCTAGTGAGGGAGCTGTGGAGGAAGGATTGTTGTACTTGGATTTGATGAAGAATGAGTACGGCATTGTTCCAGGAATTGAGCATTATTTGGGGGTTATAGATATCTTGGGGAAAGCTGGGCATCTGAATGAAGCTGTTGAGTTTGTAGAAAACATGACTGTTGAGCCTACCATTGAAGTGTGGGAGGCAATGCTGAATTTTGCAAGAATTCATGGAGACATGGAGCTTGAAGATAGAGCTGAGGAGCTTATATTAGGATTTGATGGCTCAAGAAGTATGACAGATAAGGTTCCTGTGCCATTGCAAAAGAGGTGCTCTGAGTTCAATATGCTAGAGGGAAAGGAAAGAGTGGGTGATTTCAAGAATCCCAGTCCATATAGGGAAGAAGCATATGACAAATTGAAAGGCCTGAGTGGGCAACTAAGGGATGCAGGTTATGTACCAGACACAAGATATGTGCTCCATGACATTGATGAGGAAGCCAAGGAGCGGGCGCTAATGTATCACAGCGAACGCTTGGCGATTGCTTATGGTTTAATCAGCACTCCAGCAAGAACAACTCTTAGGATCATCAAGAACCTTAGGATATGTGGTGATTGCCACAATGCTATAAAGATCATGTCGAAGATTGTTGGGAGAGAGCTGATTGTTAGGGACAACAAGAGGTTCCATCATTTCAGAGATGGTAAATGCTCTTGTAATGACTACTGGTAA
- the LOC116018761 gene encoding uncharacterized protein LOC116018761 has product MQDRMLKFGNVVLSVLLSVSVISPWLPISVCAKKEAARKEDIPYIKCQVCEKLSYQLYHQVQSKQADISPKKMSEYQIIEITENVCNLKKQEGDWILKIDIVEQGDRLELVEQEYEGQCNSECKTIERACQEVMGYSDTDIAEYLYNNKPQLDSLLNFLCKDVSKACSSMPPPVAKDRAAGEAFVPAPPKDAEADKILRSMESMPGVPIMKMYSRDDILNRNFGDEDEDEDEDEDNDDDADFPSDLGKLVKEKQTKKMLDWKQKIRKGIEDAGEAVKKHATKVSNQFSKWWRAKKDEWEKTTYKHSKAAEL; this is encoded by the exons ATGCAAGATAGGATGTTGAAGTTTGGTAATGTGGTATTGTCTGTATTGTTATCTGTTTCAGTGATATCTCCATGGCTACCAATCTCAGTGTGTGCAAAGaaagaagcagcaaggaaagagGACATTCCATACATCAAATGCCAGGTCTGTGAGAAGCTTTCTTATCAACTGTACCACCAAGTTCAGAGTAAACAAGCTGATATTTCACCCAAGAAG ATGTCTGAGTATCAGATAATTGAGATTACAGAGAATGTTTGTAATCTAAAGAAGCAGGAAGGTGATTGGATTCTGAAAATTGATATTGTAGAACAAGGAGATAGATTGGAG CTCGTTGAACAAGAGTATGAAGGACAATGTAATTCGGAATGCAAAACCATTGAACGCGCTTGTCAAGAG gTTATGGGGTATTCTGATACTGACATAGCAGAGTATTTGTACAATAACAAGCCCCAGCTTGATTCTTTGCTAAATTTTCTGTGCAAAGATGTATCCAAAGCATGTAGTAGTATGCCGCCACCGGTTGCTAAG GATAGGGCAGCAGGAGAAGCTTTTGTTCCTGCACCCCCGAAAGATGCAGAAGCGGATAAGATATTAAGATCCATGGAG AGTATGCCAGGAGTACCCATAATGAAAATGTACTCGCGGGATGATATATTGAACCGGAATTTtggtgatgaagatgaagatgaagatgaagatgaagacaatgatgaTGACGCTGACTTCCCTTCAGATTTG GGAAAACTTGTGAAAGAAAAACAGACTAAAAAGATGCTGGACTGGAAGCAGAAGATCAGGAAAGGGATAGAGGATGCAGGCGAGGCGGTAAAGAAGCATGCAACCAAGGTCTCTAACCAGTTTAGCAAGTGGTGGAGAGCAAAGAAGGATGAATGGGAGAAGACGACTTACAAGCATAGTAAAGCTGCTGAGCTCTAG